CCCACGTCTTGGAAAGCGGACTGCCAATCTTGGGAGCAAACTGCAGGCTCTTGcgcctggcggccatgagccTCTGCAGCAcgttctcgtccttgtcTCTGCTGAGAATCCCCGCGCCCATCTCGCGATACGGGTTCGCCTTTGGCGGACACGTGCGCGTCAGATGGGCCTGTCTCGTTGGCGACGGCTCCTCCGCTTCGTcatcgctgtcgtcgccctgcggcGTCTCTGGCAGCTCTGCGGCGTaccgggcgacggcctctGGTGCTGGCGTCTTCGGCACCGGCGTCAACAGGACACACGACcactcgaggtcgtcgtcgtcgtcatcgtggtCGCGGTCCTCCTGCCCATCCTGGTCTGACGGGGAGTGCATCCACAAGGAGCTGTCGCGTCGGTTCTTGGGTGTGTTGGGCGGGtgcgacgtcctcgacgaacCGCCCACGATGGTGCCGTTGAGGTTTGCCAGCGCCTTTGGCTCCATGctcttgcggcggcgggcaccacCGCGAGGAATGTGACTCGTGTCGATGCAATacggcgcctcgtcgagccacCTATTCTCGCGCTCACAACTGGTCACGGTGTTAGCAGGGCATGACCGCCTAGAACCGCCTGTGCAATGACTCACTCGAGAACCCAGCTCACTCCGACGCAGTGCACGATCCCGTTAGACTCGCGGACCTTCTCGAGCGTGCGCTTGCCCCCGTCCTTGTAGACGACGTGCGTGATTCCAACCCTGGCTGACGAGCAAGACTCGCCGCTGGGGTTCCAGTGCCACGACTTGATGCACCGGGCACCCATCTGGCTCAGAAGCTCGACGAATATGCCGCTTGCATCAGCGCCCTCGGTCGTATGTacgtcgacgaagacgacggcaccTCGGAGGAGGGCCGGGTCCAGGTCCCGCCGCGGAGTGCGAGCCGGCGTGCCGATACTCGACCACATGTCCGCCTTGGAcgggctcgctgctgccactgaagtccgccgcctctcctTGGTCGGCGAATACGAGATGACGGTCGCGCTGCGAGGCAGGGCGGCAGGCCGCCTAGAACTAGCGCGTGAGGCGCTCATACTGCGCTGCTTCAGCGGGCTTGGGGTGGAGTTGTCCGCAGGCTTCAGGGGCaccttggtggtggtgaaaAAGGCCCTGTGCTGCGGGGGCCGCATGGGAGTGACGGGACCTGCAGGGGCATTGCTCTCAAGGGCCGGGTCGACAGGCACCTCGTTTTCGTCTCCATACTCTTGACTCGCCTCGGACACGCTGTCGTCGAATGAACCGCCGTTGACGGCTTGCTCAACGCGGTCCGGCTCCAAAACTGACAAATCGTTCGCCTCCTGAGCGAGAGCGGCGTCTTCCTCCGTGATCATGATGTTGTCCATGCAAAGCTCCTCAGACTCACCGTCATCGAGACTCTTATTCGCAGTCGTGGGCGGTACTACAGCCTGTGCTTCGCCGACATGAGCCGCCATTTCGTCTTCGAAAAACGTACTCTTGACAGAAGGCTCTGGTTCTCCCGTGACACTCGCAGCCGTCTCCTGATGTCCGTCAAGATCCTCGTAGACGTCCGCCGACGCTACGTCCGCGATCTGGTCTGCCTTGATGGGACTGGCCGCGGACCAGGAGCCGAACTGTTCAGCCAGGGAGGTGAGGCCCATGGTGGACCTGCGGGAGTCCCGGGAACCCTTCGCTGACCTGGACGGCGTGGGGAGATGGTCCTTGATCGACACAGTTGTCTCACCCTCCGAGTCCGACTCGAAATTGATGTCGTAGCATGGATCCTGGTCTTTCTGGCGCAACTGATACTTGGCGCTCGTAGCCTTGTCCGATGCGAGTGGCTCCTGAGCTTCTCCCCTttcgtcgtctccctccgGGGTCTGCTGTCCTTCCGCTTCCTCTTCGCGCCGCTGCGGAAGCTCCATTGAGTCTTCCATGCCTGCGGCGATTTCATCCAAAGCCATGGGGTCGTCAACTCGCTTCGCCGTGAGATGTTCGAAAGCCCATAGCATGTCCTTGTCGCGTGACAGGGGCCTGGCGGGCTCAGCCACTTCGGCAACGAAGTCGATTTGATCAActtcgtcctcatcgtcgcggtTGTCGACTTCCTCGTCCAAACTCGGGTCTGCGTGACGAGGAACCACGGCGGAGAGGCGGCCGGAAAACATCACGTTGGCATGTCCAGCATGGTCGGCTTCGCAGTCGTCGCCTTCCAGCTCTTCGTGACATTCATCTTCGTCTAACAGCTTCTCCGAGGGACGGCGTCTGGTGGCGGGCGTTGGGGTCGCCATGACAATAGGCTGCATCTTTGGCGAATCCAGCAGCGCGGCATCCTCCTGCGACCGCGTGTCTGTTGGTGGCCTGAAGCCAGGCAGCGCGCGTTTGGCGGGTGACTGAAACATGGTCTTCTTGATGGCTGATTGCGGCTGATGACCCGTCACCGTGGTCGCAGGTGGCAGAGTGAGGCCCTTTATAGGCGACTGCGGCCTCTTGGCAGCAGAGCGCAGTAGTGATGACTTGAATGAGGGTGTCTGGCCTGGGTGCCCGGCTCCAAGATTTGTAGATTTCAGCGCAGATCCATGGAGAGTGGCGGTCCCTATCCTCTTGGCGGGGGACTTGAGAGAGTCCTTGAATGGTGACGAAGGtggccgtcgtggtggtgatgcgccCAGAGCCGAGGCGTTGAGCGTCACCGTACTGCCTTGGACTTCCGCATCGGGGCCATCACCGGAGGGCTCTGGCCCCTTGATGTGCACAGTAGCCGTGGTGGTTTTTGGCTTCATGGGGCTCTTCGTAAGGTGCCTGACAGGCGTACGCACCTTGTCCGTGGCAAGCTCATCTTCTGagctgtcgtcgtccctgGACATGGGCATCTGTGTCACCTTTTTCGGGCTAAGAGGCTTCTTCTGAGAAACATCAGAGGCCGTCgttgcagcagcggcccgcgTGGTACGGGCAGCGGtagctcctcctcggcgcgcgggcCTGCCGCGCATGCCGCCCGTGGTTGGCTCTCTGGCTTTTGCCACCTCGGGCTCCATGTTTTCCTTGTCTGGCTCTTCGAACTtgaccgtcttcttcacgGTTGGCTTGGTGGCTGTAGGGGCGCGGACGCGGGTCGTCTTCTTTGCCGGCTCTGCTGCGGGGGCAGgtgcggcgtcgccgcttTGAGCGGCGGGTGTCTTCCTggggcggccacgaggtcTCGGCGCGGTGGCAACAACAGCGGTAGCAGTGCTGGCCTGATCTCGGTCGGACGTTTCGGTGGATGGCTTCTTGGGTGGCCTTCCGCGCGCTGCCCGGACAGGCGCCGGTGCAGAAGCGTCATCCGCAGCGGCATTGGCCTCGGGGCCTTTGCGAGGCCGCCCCCGAACGGCTCGCCGCGTGACAGTCTCGTCATggtcggcatcatcgtcatgctCGTCGGCCCTCGTCTTGCGCTTGGCAGTGGTGCTTTTCGTGCTCGCTGTTGCGGTCCCTGCCGTCTTtgctttggcggcggctgtgaCAATCTTGgtcgtcttggccgtcgACTCGCAGGCCTTGGccgcagcgcgagcgcgcgtCATTCGCTTGGGCGGCGACTCCATTGGAATCACAAAATGCGGTTAGTAAGGCGGGCGTGCAGTGCTGGTGCGATGTTCACATCGTGGTCTGTCGCGCGTGAAGGTTGACGAGCCAAAACGGGGGAGTTGCCCCCTGGTGGTGGATGACCGGGGCGCCTTTGTTTTGTTGTGGttgggcggccgcgtcggaGTGTTGCTGGGCAACCACCTCGACTCCACTCATCAACGTGCCCGCCGTGGACAACACCGCCACTTAGTAGTTACAGCCCGAGCACCTAAACTCACACAGTCTAGTTACGTCCTGTCCTGGCTTTGGCCTTTTGGCCAGGACCATCGTCGACTTTCGCCGATCGGCAAATCGCGCGGCGGGGGACTGCGATCGTGGTCTCTTTACTTTTTGAGGTAGAGCCTATGTACTTAGATGCCTCCCTCACCAAGAGAGACGCATTCGTACTCGTCGACACCCGACTCAGACTCTGAagcatcggcatcgccgcccggTTTCCGGCTTTATAGCTCTAAAGCAAGACACAGGAAATCGTCTCAGCATCCATTCGTTCGCGACCGAGTCTATCCTAGTCGCTTCACGTAAATCAAAAATGCCATGTACAGCTCGATCATGTACTCGTCCCACAAGCCGCCATTGTATCAAACCGAACCTAAGTAGAGCTCCCGGGGCCGTGACGGTCCAGGTAGTCAAATATGAAACGAAGAATCGAACAACCATACGTCGTACACTTGGTAGTGACTTTTGGACATCTTGCGCACAACGGCTACGCGACCAGCCCGAGTCGagagaaggaaaaaaaaaaaagggcaCCAGGCGCGTGTCACCGCGCTACCTGAAAGAGGTCCGAAAAGGTccgtcgaccttgacgtcCTTGATGCCGTCGGGCATTAGCCGCAGCCACTCATTCCAActgtcgacgtcgacgttaTCGTCGTGAAGCTTGATGGAGAGGTGGAGCTGCGGGCTGTTCTCGTACGAAAAACTGTTCCTGAGCGGGCTGCTCTGATAAACCGGACATAGAAATATTGACGGCAGTCGTGAGTTGCCCGACATCATGGTGTGTAACGGGGCCGGGAAGCTCGTCAACATCTCCTTTTCAGGGTTTCTGTCTTGGATCAACTTTGGATAGGCCGCGAGAAGAATAGAGTGGAGTTCTGCGGCAGACAGCGGTGTCGATCGAGTCGCTCGAGTTCGGAGttggtcgacgagggcccgCGTGAAGACGCACCGTCCGAGCGCCGTCACGTGTTCCTCTGAGACGGATGCGGCAATGAGTTCCAAAACCCCCTTTTGTCGGACCATTCTCGAGGATGGGTAGTAGGCGGCGTCCATTATGATGAGCGTGTCGGAGCAAGCCTCCTCCAGTATTTGCTGAATACCGTTCCACCGGATGGTGGAGGCCCTGACACCATCTctggagctgctgcaagTTAGGcgcgttgccgccgagaAGGGAGAGTCGTGGGGTGGCCAACCTGGCTAGAATCATCTCTCTGTTGCCATCGAGGTACGTATGCCCCGCATAATAGACAATCTTCAAAACGTCGCGCTGGTCGCGATCCTCAGCGAATTCGTTGAGCTGTCGCGACAGCCATCTCCATGAGCTCTTGCAGCCGTCGGAGGAGGATGGTATGGTCTGGATCTGAAACGTATAATGGTAGTATTTGTCGAGGACATCAGCCAATTCTTTGACCGCGCCTTGGACGGTGGtcgcgtcatcgtcatcttgCCAGAAGAGCAAGAGAGCCTGGACGGCGTTGTAGCGGCCGCGGTTGGACGTGGAGAGCATGCGAGGCACATTGCCCTGCAACTCGTTCTTGAGGCTCTCAATGCCCGGAAGCGAAAGAGACTTTTCCAGGCGAGGGCCGGAAGGCAGCGGCGTGCGGATCCGCGACTCACTCAAGGGGGGTCTGCCGGGCTGATGATGAGATTGTGTGCCAGAGTCCACCTCCATATCTTGAGGGTCGCCGGCGTAGACCACCTGGGAAGCACCCAGCGAGGCAGTGGGACTCAGAGCACGGCCGGGAGCAAAAGAAGGGGCGATGTCCTGGATGCTGGGGCTGTGAGACCTGTGGAACTTGCTGACAAGATCCTCCCACGTCAAGTTGTGGTGGCTGGGATGGCACTAGACGCAGGCAACGAGCCGCGGCAAGCCGTGTCAGCGCACGCGCATGAGTCAGGAATCGGTCTGGTTGGGCGGGCTTGCAAGACTTACGGCAACTCTCCGGCGACGACAGTCGGCGCATGCGCCCAGCTTTCGTATCAAGGCAGCCCGCTCCCTGGACTGTTGGGATAGGGGCCCGGTGCGTCTCCTGCTGGTGCGGCGCGTGTTAGAGACGTCGGCCCCATCCTTGACGGAGAAAATGGACTGGTGCAAGCTGGGGGAGGTGTCGGCACTGTACGATGTGTTGTTGGTCTCCGTGGAGGCCAtggtggccgtggtggcctgggtcgagatggacgaggtaGTGTCCTTgcgcggcgggggggagCCGGGATGCGGCAGGTGCATGGTTGAATTGGCGGGAGAAAAGATGGGTAGCCGCGAGGGCGTATCATCTGGCCTGGGCATGGAAGTGGGCGAGACGGCTGGAGACAGGGACGAGGCGAGTCCGGAGGTGGTCTGTTGCTGCGAGCGGGCGTGTCCCGGGGCGGGAGAAGCAGCCGGAGCCGGGACCGGAGCCGAGGCGTCGCTAGGATGATGAAGCGCCTCTTGATGAGCCGGCGGGGCCGAGTTGAGGGCAGCCTCGGCCAGGCTGTGGACGGGATCCATGACCGCGCGAGGTGAGGTTCGAAGTGGAAGAAGGCGCAAATCGGGGGGGGAGCGGAAGGGGAGAGACgttggccgacgacgggggggTCAGGAGCGCATCATCGGCGGGGAGGCAAAAGGAGCGCGGGTAGGATGGCGATCAAAGGCACAACTATCAGCGCAGCGACTGCGACAGGCGCGACAAGCGCGACAGACGGGTCAGctgcaggcgcaggcaggccgcTCCGCAGCTGTGCCGATGgtcgggcgacggcggtggcacGGGGACGATGGGGGGACAGAGCCCCAAAGTTGCGGGCGCCCGCAAGACAAGAAGACaccgagatggacgaggaggcggcttGTGTCGCCGGGCGCACTGCTGCAGCGCTGGAGGGGGGATTGCTGGAGGCTGGAGGCTGCAGGCTGGAGCAAGCGCGCGCTCGCGACCGGGACGGCGCAAAAAGTGTCGGGTGGGTGGGTTACCGTCAGTTGCTCAGTCGGTCAACGGGGAAAGCGAGCGAGAAACGCGGGGTGGAGGAAACCGAGGAGCGGAGGCCAGGCCCGGCTACCGCAGGGAATGCGGCTCTCGCGACCGAGGATATACCTTTGTATGTGCGGAggcgtgctggtgctgtactactaaggtaggtaaCGTATGTATCGCGCGTGGGTTCTGGCGGCTGCCGCGTGATGTAGTCGTGATGGTGCCTCTGGTgggccaggcgcgcgcgcgaaaaGACAAAACAGGCGGGCGAGAAAGAGAGGGTGAGGGCCGAGATGATGCGCACCGTCCGGCAGGAGAggggagatggaggaggagagccgagggcgggaaggaaaaaaaaggcaggcggcgggaggcCAGGtgtgggcgagcgagcgaggtgGGTGATGTGGGCGAGGTGTGCGATATATTTGGGGTCGCCCAAGCCCGAGTGAGTGCGTGCGGCTCCGCGGTTGGGGATGGAACCGAACCACTAACGAACTCACCGGGCAGCTGCTTGTCGACACCAGAAGAGAGCCTAGGGAGGGGTTCTCTGCCCGAGCTGGCACGAGGGAACCTACCAAACTTTGTgatggacggcggcgggtgggtgAGCAAAGGCCTTTTCGCTGTACAAGCAGCGAGTAAATAAGTATACCATTTGCGTGGAAGAATGGCAAGGTAAGGTAACAAACAGTAAAGAAGGTGGAAACCCTTCCTTCTATGccgagagacagacagacagcacCTCCACCTACTAGGCGTAATGTAGCAGTTACCGGCGCCCTATTACCGCAATGCAGCACTGCACAGCACGCAAGGCACTGTACCTTGGTACCTCGAGTTGGTAGTCATGTCTTGGGCTGTATCGACTTGCATGCACACTACGGGAAAGTGCCTTGCCGTACAGGTCCCGTCGAGCCTGCATCGACGGCACCCGGTCAGGCCAGTAACCAGCAAATAAGAGGCGTGGCCCAGCCGGatctgccctgccctgccttgccccAGCTGCTGCACCTGCTCAAGATGGTGCCGCCGATTGAACGGGAAGCGACGGGAGAGGCAGGCAGCGGCCAAGCACGCAGGCAGGAACGGGAGCCAAGGCGGGCGACTCGAGGAAGGTCCTTCCTTCCGTGACCTAGGTAGTGCCATAGTTACCGAATCGCTTAGTACTTgaggtatactgtacttcgtaccttgcCAGCATGTTGTACCTTACGTAAATGCTACGACAAATGGAAGGGGCAAGCAAGACGCAATACACGACAAAACTCGCTCCTAGGTTCCTATCGCTACCTCCCGACaacacggcgcggcggcaaaTGTTAGGTCCGGGAGCTACCTAGGGTACGGTAGGTGGTAGGTAGGGAAAGGTACTTGCTTGGGTTTGTggggaggggcgaggggACCGTCGCGTCGCCGGGCCGCGGGCCACCTTCGCCCATCCAGcttggccgccctcgctgcgGCCCCGAATAGCAGGTGAAAGTCGCACACTTGCCGACCAAGggccgccgcacccgcacTCGCCGGCACGTCCTCCCCGCGGCACGATGCAGAGGCCGAGTGAGGCCGCCCTGCTATCAGTCATCGCCTTATTACCTGAGGGAAGGGAACTGTCTTACCAGGTATACTACCAAGCAAGCTACATGAGTGCCATTTCCTACCTAGGTACCCTTTCCAATGAAAGCCCCAGTGAACCCTCCCGTCATTGA
This region of Purpureocillium takamizusanense chromosome 9, complete sequence genomic DNA includes:
- a CDS encoding uncharacterized protein (EggNog:ENOG503NYCZ~COG:L), producing the protein MESPPKRMTRARAAAKACESTAKTTKIVTAAAKAKTAGTATASTKSTTAKRKTRADEHDDDADHDETVTRRAVRGRPRKGPEANAAADDASAPAPVRAARGRPPKKPSTETSDRDQASTATAVVATAPRPRGRPRKTPAAQSGDAAPAPAAEPAKKTTRVRAPTATKPTVKKTVKFEEPDKENMEPEVAKAREPTTGGMRGRPARRGGATAARTTRAAAATTASDVSQKKPLSPKKVTQMPMSRDDDSSEDELATDKVRTPVRHLTKSPMKPKTTTATVHIKGPEPSGDGPDAEVQGSTVTLNASALGASPPRRPPSSPFKDSLKSPAKRIGTATLHGSALKSTNLGAGHPGQTPSFKSSLLRSAAKRPQSPIKGLTLPPATTVTGHQPQSAIKKTMFQSPAKRALPGFRPPTDTRSQEDAALLDSPKMQPIVMATPTPATRRRPSEKLLDEDECHEELEGDDCEADHAGHANVMFSGRLSAVVPRHADPSLDEEVDNRDDEDEVDQIDFVAEVAEPARPLSRDKDMLWAFEHLTAKRVDDPMALDEIAAGMEDSMELPQRREEEAEGQQTPEGDDERGEAQEPLASDKATSAKYQLRQKDQDPCYDINFESDSEGETTVSIKDHLPTPSRSAKGSRDSRRSTMGLTSLAEQFGSWSAASPIKADQIADVASADVYEDLDGHQETAASVTGEPEPSVKSTFFEDEMAAHVGEAQAVVPPTTANKSLDDGESEELCMDNIMITEEDAALAQEANDLSVLEPDRVEQAVNGGSFDDSVSEASQEYGDENEVPVDPALESNAPAGPVTPMRPPQHRAFFTTTKVPLKPADNSTPSPLKQRSMSASRASSRRPAALPRSATVISYSPTKERRRTSVAAASPSKADMWSSIGTPARTPRRDLDPALLRGAVVFVDVHTTEGADASGIFVELLSQMGARCIKSWHWNPSGESCSSARVGITHVVYKDGGKRTLEKVRESNGIVHCVGVSWVLDCERENRWLDEAPYCIDTSHIPRGGARRRKSMEPKALANLNGTIVGGSSRTSHPPNTPKNRRDSSLWMHSPSDQDGQEDRDHDDDDDDLEWSCVLLTPVPKTPAPEAVARYAAELPETPQGDDSDDEAEEPSPTRQAHLTRTCPPKANPYREMGAGILSRDKDENVLQRLMAARRKSLQFAPKIGSPLSKTWE
- a CDS encoding uncharacterized protein (EggNog:ENOG503NX1N), producing MDPVHSLAEAALNSAPPAHQEALHHPSDASAPVPAPAASPAPGHARSQQQTTSGLASSLSPAVSPTSMPRPDDTPSRLPIFSPANSTMHLPHPGSPPPRKDTTSSISTQATTATMASTETNNTSYSADTSPSLHQSIFSVKDGADVSNTRRTSRRRTGPLSQQSRERAALIRKLGACADCRRRRVACHPSHHNLTWEDLVSKFHRSHSPSIQDIAPSFAPGRALSPTASLGASQVVYAGDPQDMEVDSGTQSHHQPGRPPLSESRIRTPLPSGPRLEKSLSLPGIESLKNELQGNVPRMLSTSNRGRYNAVQALLLFWQDDDDATTVQGAVKELADVLDKYYHYTFQIQTIPSSSDGCKSSWRWLSRQLNEFAEDRDQRDVLKIVYYAGHTYLDGNREMILASSRDGVRASTIRWNGIQQILEEACSDTLIIMDAAYYPSSRMVRQKGVLELIAASVSEEHVTALGRCVFTRALVDQLRTRATRSTPLSAAELHSILLAAYPKLIQDRNPEKEMLTSFPAPLHTMMSGNSRLPSIFLCPVYQSSPLRNSFSYENSPQLHLSIKLHDDNVDVDSWNEWLRLMPDGIKDVKVDGPFRTSFR